In Juglans regia cultivar Chandler chromosome 13, Walnut 2.0, whole genome shotgun sequence, the following proteins share a genomic window:
- the LOC109008658 gene encoding protein FAR-RED IMPAIRED RESPONSE 1-like, protein MSGFQSSASSPFGLNSASSSHVEEIQEPTHDSREVENLSTPSEFKDDNEFGTQNTVHTERTDIIKELKLGIVFKFEEELASYYKRYEKQYRFEIMTQMSHRFEDERLRYVTLGGACGGKGRNRTKNVARPHVTSKTDCNARINATFIEGVFKLLTVHNFYNHGLGPQKSRLFPCNREVSESIKKVLDTNDQVGIRMNQSFTALVQEAGGFENLSFNDNARHLRLEKCGIGGLREYFARMQYKNDGFFSLMDIYDDGRLRNVCLAYSQSRAAYKYFGDAVTFNTTYLTNRYGMSFAPFVGVNHYGQSILLGARLISSQDTEMFTWLFQTWLNCKNGEAPKVIITNQDRSMKMRLLSSFQIAEKYFAYGTY, encoded by the coding sequence ATGTCGGGATTTCAGTCATCAGCCTCATCTCCGTTTGGTTTAAACTCTGCAAGCTCAAGTCATGTGGAAGAAATTCAAGAGCCTACACATGACTCGAGGGAGGTTGAAAATTTGTCTACACCCTCTGAATTCAAAGATGACAATGAGTTCGGTACACAAAATACAGTGCATACTGAACGGACCGATATCATTAAGGAGCTAAAGTTGGGGATAgtgtttaaatttgaagaagagtTAGCTTCTTACTATAAAAGATATGAGAAACAATACCGTTTTGAGATAATGACACAAATGAGTCATAGGTTTGAGGATGAGAGGCTTAGATATGTCACGCTGGGTGGTGCTTGTGGTGGGAAGGGACGAAACCGGACAAAAAATGTCGCGAGGCCACATGTGACATCAAAGACAGACTGTAATGCAAGGATAAATGCTACGTTCATTGAAGGGGTGTTCAAGTTGTTGACTGTTCACAATTTCTACAATCACGGACTAGGTCCACAAAAGTCGAGATTATTTCCCTGCAATAGAGAAGTAAGTGAGTCTATTAAGAAAGTGTTAGATACAAATGATCAGGTTGGCATAAGAATGAACCAGAGTTTCACCGCTCTTGTACAAGAAGCTGGTGGATTTGAGAACTTGTCATTCAATGACAATGCACGCCACCTTCGACTTGAAAAATGTGGCATTGGAGGCCTCCGTGAGTATTTTGCTAGGATGCAATACAAGAATGATGGATTCTTTTCACTAATGGATATATATGATGATGGGAGGTTGAGGAATGTTTGTTTGGCATATTCACAAAGTAGGGCAGCCTACAAATATTTTGGTGATGCAGTCACATTCAacaccacatatttgacaaATAGGTATGGGATGTCGTtcgcaccatttgttggtgtaaaccactaTGGTCAGTCAATCCTTTTGGGTGCAAGATTAATTTCTAGTCAGGATACCGAAATGTTTACATGGTTGTTTCAGACTTGGTTGAACTGTAAGAATGGTGAAGCTCCGAAAGTTATTATCACAAATCAAGATAGATCTATGAAAATGCGATTGCTCTCATCTTTCCAAATAGCcgaaaaatattttgcttatgGCACATACTGA
- the LOC109008663 gene encoding two-component response regulator ARR5-like: protein MERNVFVSRRRIDGFDVSPSDSAEAHVLAVDDSLVDRKFIEKLLKISSFKVTAVDSGRRALQFLGLDEETSSSVGFDGLKVDLIITDYCMPGMTGYELLKKIKESSNFREIPVVIMSSENVIARIDRCLEEGAEDFFVKPVKLSDVKRLKDYMMREVRFGSTNSGGTNKRKLQESCDLTSSEPSISSLSSSSSDSPSRSPISPSSAPSSIPTPLDSPVRRLKMTNAGGLI from the exons ATGGAGAGGAACGTTTTCGTTTCAAGGCGGAGGATAGACGGCTTTGATGTTTCGCCGTCTGATTCCGCAGAAGCTCACGTTCTGGCCGTCGATGATAGCCTCGTCGACCGGAAGTTCATCGAGAAGTTGCTAAAGATTTCTTCTTTCAAAG TGACGGCTGTGGATAGCGGAAGAAGAGCCCTGCAATTCTTGGGTCTGGACGAGGAGACGAGTTCCTCAGTTGGTTTCGAT GGCTTGAAAGTGGATCTGATCATAACGGACTACTGTATGCCTGGAATGACCGGCTACGAATTGCTCAAGAAAATCAAG GAGTCTTCTAATTTCCGAGAGATTCCGGTGGTGATTATGTCTTCCGAGAACGTCATAGCGCGAATTGACAG ATGTTTGGAGGAAGGGGCGGAGGATTTCTTTGTGAAACCGGTGAAGTTATCGGATGTGAAACGGTTGAAGGATTACATGATGAGAGAGGTTAGATTTGGAAGTACAAATAGCGGAGGCACCAACAAGAGAAAGCTACAAGAGAGTTGCGATCTCACTTCATCAGAGCCGTCCATTTCGTCGTTGTCGTCGTCCTCATCAGATTCGCCATCACGGTCGCCAATTTCACCGTCTTCGGCACCGTCCTCTATTCCGACGCCTTTAGATTCCCCGGTCAGACGGCTTAAAATGACCAACGCTGGCGGATTGATATAG